A single region of the Verrucomicrobiia bacterium genome encodes:
- a CDS encoding prepilin-type N-terminal cleavage/methylation domain-containing protein, whose translation MGGCHQLTRSGSRRDLNCILQSYESYGFRPSKEGRNSRKRSREAPGEVKRPAPAAPPPSDSPRRHPVAIDDRPRTRLYNGAVASLPRPRQSPPPTCGFTLIELLVVIAIIAILASMLLPALGQAKGRAIQINCLNNLKQLGLATHIYAADADEWLPPIQGLLPQGGGESTWRAYLFPYVGRVARLYDCPAEKEDVYANARPSKSRPPSPWLLGQFLPGEMDIPSGIGAVNVHWTFGGAPPPFGRPAGYENNLCRTASIESPSQLLFFGDGHSDVFGVWPQDRWWIWKEVGNANSPGFNRLAQGDKGAVRHNRKSNYVRADGSAGLLDPARIPCDTSACWWSAKADPH comes from the coding sequence ATGGGCGGATGTCACCAGCTCACCCGGAGCGGGTCAAGAAGAGATCTGAATTGCATACTTCAGTCGTATGAATCGTACGGATTCCGCCCTTCGAAGGAAGGACGGAACTCCAGGAAACGATCCCGCGAAGCCCCCGGTGAGGTGAAGCGTCCCGCCCCGGCCGCCCCCCCACCCTCCGATTCACCCCGTCGTCACCCCGTCGCCATTGACGACCGGCCTCGAACCCGGCTTTACAATGGAGCCGTGGCAAGCCTCCCACGCCCGCGCCAGTCCCCGCCGCCCACCTGCGGGTTCACCCTCATTGAACTCCTCGTTGTGATCGCGATCATCGCGATCCTCGCCTCCATGCTCCTCCCCGCCCTCGGCCAGGCCAAGGGCCGGGCCATCCAGATCAATTGCCTCAATAATCTCAAACAACTCGGCCTCGCCACCCACATCTACGCGGCCGACGCGGACGAATGGCTGCCCCCCATCCAGGGGCTCCTTCCCCAGGGCGGCGGCGAGTCCACCTGGCGCGCCTACCTGTTCCCCTACGTCGGTCGAGTCGCCCGCCTCTACGATTGCCCGGCCGAAAAGGAGGATGTGTACGCCAACGCCCGCCCCTCCAAATCCCGCCCCCCCAGTCCCTGGCTCCTCGGACAATTCCTCCCGGGCGAAATGGACATCCCCAGCGGAATCGGCGCCGTCAACGTCCACTGGACCTTCGGCGGCGCCCCGCCACCCTTTGGCCGCCCCGCCGGTTACGAAAACAACCTCTGCCGTACCGCATCCATCGAATCCCCCTCCCAACTCCTGTTCTTCGGCGACGGTCACAGTGACGTCTTCGGCGTCTGGCCACAGGATCGCTGGTGGATCTGGAAGGAGGTCGGCAATGCCAACAGTCCCGGCTTCAATCGCCTCGCCCAGGGCGACAAAGGCGCCGTCCGCCACAACCGCAAGTCCAACTACGTCCGTGCCGACGGCAGCGCCGGCCTCCTCGACCCCGCCCGCATCCCTTGCGACACCTCGGCCTGCTGGTGGTCCGCCAAGGCCGATCCCCATTAA